The Acidicapsa acidisoli genome contains a region encoding:
- the pstA gene encoding phosphate ABC transporter permease PstA produces MAEGKMIAGQSRQSMMRSAMRTATDHVATGLAILATVLVVTPLVAIFGYLIYKGASSVNLAFFTEIPKPEGEVGGGMANAIVGSGVLLGIASLLGVPIGIGGGIYLAEFGRGTRMANAIRFTADVLNGVPSIVMGIAIYSLIVFQQKHFSAFSGGVALGIMMVPTVARTTEEMLLMVPNSIREAALGLGVPNWRSVLSITLKTASPGVITGCMLAFARVAGETAPLLFTALGNQFWSVDVNRPIAALPLQIYIYAISPYDDQHRLAWAGALVLIALIVLAVSLVRYVASRGILKGAS; encoded by the coding sequence ATGGCCGAAGGGAAAATGATAGCCGGGCAAAGCCGGCAAAGTATGATGCGAAGCGCGATGCGCACCGCAACGGATCACGTGGCGACGGGCCTCGCGATACTGGCGACCGTGCTTGTCGTCACGCCGCTCGTTGCGATCTTCGGATACCTCATTTACAAAGGCGCAAGCTCGGTCAATCTGGCTTTCTTCACCGAGATCCCCAAGCCGGAGGGTGAAGTTGGCGGCGGCATGGCCAATGCCATCGTCGGCTCTGGAGTGCTGCTTGGAATCGCCAGCCTGCTGGGTGTTCCGATCGGCATCGGCGGCGGCATTTATCTGGCGGAGTTTGGCCGGGGCACGCGGATGGCGAATGCCATTCGCTTCACCGCCGATGTACTCAATGGCGTGCCGTCGATTGTGATGGGCATCGCCATCTACTCACTCATAGTTTTCCAGCAAAAGCATTTTTCCGCATTCTCAGGCGGAGTTGCCCTCGGCATCATGATGGTGCCCACAGTCGCACGAACCACCGAAGAGATGCTGCTGATGGTGCCGAACTCAATTCGCGAGGCGGCGCTGGGGCTCGGTGTTCCCAACTGGCGTTCGGTGCTTTCGATTACGCTCAAGACCGCATCTCCAGGTGTGATCACCGGTTGCATGCTGGCCTTTGCGCGCGTTGCCGGTGAGACTGCTCCGCTCTTGTTCACCGCTCTCGGCAACCAGTTCTGGAGCGTCGATGTCAATCGGCCGATCGCGGCGCTTCCGCTGCAGATCTATATTTATGCCATCTCCCCCTACGACGATCAGCACCGTCTGGCCTGGGCGGGTGCATTGGTTCTCATTGCGTTGATCGTTTTGGCCGTTTCGCTGGTGCGCTACGTCGCCAGCCGCGGCATTTTGAAGGGAGCGAGCTAG
- the pstC gene encoding phosphate ABC transporter permease subunit PstC, with protein MADRTFSGLMLACAASIFAIVVLIATELIMQSQLSWHKFGLPFFYKFNVDPDTHLPLFWDPVNGTFYALPFLYGTLISSLLALLIAVPLAIGVAVFLTEMCPGFLRGPLSFLTELLAAIPSVVYGLWAMFVLVPLLREQVNPIFIGIFSAPWMVRLFGWTGLVGDDGLFGGVNLGLGLLAAGVILAIMILPIIASLTREVMSSVPHSQREAVLALGATRWEMIRVGVLRNARIGIVGSIILGLGRALGETMAVAMVIGNSAEIHKSLLSTGHSMASVIANEFSEATSDMHRSALIEIGLALFLVTILVNGLARLLVWAVTRGTPVRAN; from the coding sequence ATGGCGGACCGGACATTCAGCGGCCTCATGCTCGCCTGCGCGGCAAGCATCTTTGCGATTGTCGTCTTGATCGCCACCGAACTGATCATGCAGTCGCAGCTCAGCTGGCACAAGTTCGGTCTACCGTTCTTCTATAAATTCAATGTCGATCCGGATACCCACCTGCCCCTTTTCTGGGATCCGGTCAACGGCACATTTTACGCCCTCCCGTTTCTTTACGGCACGCTGATCTCGTCGCTGCTTGCGCTGCTGATTGCGGTTCCGCTGGCGATTGGCGTAGCAGTTTTCCTCACCGAAATGTGCCCCGGTTTCCTGCGCGGGCCGCTGTCGTTTCTCACGGAACTGTTGGCCGCGATTCCGAGCGTCGTCTACGGCTTGTGGGCCATGTTTGTGCTGGTTCCGCTGTTACGGGAGCAGGTCAATCCAATTTTTATCGGAATTTTCAGCGCTCCGTGGATGGTGAGGCTTTTCGGATGGACGGGACTTGTTGGCGATGACGGCCTATTCGGAGGCGTCAACCTGGGCCTGGGGCTGCTCGCTGCCGGTGTGATCCTCGCCATCATGATCCTGCCCATCATCGCGTCCCTCACCCGGGAGGTCATGTCCTCTGTTCCGCACTCGCAGCGCGAAGCCGTGCTGGCGCTCGGCGCCACGCGGTGGGAGATGATTCGCGTCGGCGTTCTGCGCAATGCCCGCATCGGCATCGTGGGATCGATCATCCTCGGATTGGGCCGGGCGCTGGGTGAAACCATGGCCGTTGCGATGGTGATCGGCAACTCTGCGGAGATTCACAAGTCGCTGCTGTCGACAGGGCACTCGATGGCCTCCGTCATCGCGAATGAGTTCAGCGAAGCCACCAGCGATATGCATCGCAGCGCACTGATTGAGATTGGCCTGGCGTTGTTTCTGGTCACCATCCTTGTGAACGGCCTGGCTCGTCTTCTGGTTTGGGCCGTAACCCGCGGCACACCGGTGCGGGCGAACTGA